The following proteins are encoded in a genomic region of Brachypodium distachyon strain Bd21 chromosome 1, Brachypodium_distachyon_v3.0, whole genome shotgun sequence:
- the LOC100824526 gene encoding nardilysin-like: MASAVSRDDELVVKSPNDNRSYRLLRLANGLCALLVHDPEIYADGCPVPNPSEDVDMENEDDDDDEEGEDDDEEYSDEEGEDDDDEEEEDEEDEDGSEPKRRKEKGGSEPVIKKAAAAMCVGMGSFADPPNAQGLAHFLEHMLFMGSSEFPDENEYDSYLSKHGGSSNAFTETEYTCYHFDVKREYLKGALDRFSQFFVSPLVKAEAMDREILAVDSEFNQVLQSDSCRLYQLQSHTCSHGHPLNRFTWGNKKSLVEAMGSGINLREEILQMYTSNYHGGMMKLVIIGGEPLDTLEAWTMELFSKVKAGPLLDISPKTNMPFWKSGKLHKLEAVRDVHSLYLSWTLPCLHKEYMKKPEDYLAHLLGHEGKGSLLYFLKAKGWASSLSAGVGSGGAQRSSYAYIFEMSIRLTDSGLKNLYEVITAVYQYLNLLKQSDPQEWIFKELQDIGYMEFRFAEEQPPDDYVVDLAENMLFYSEKHIVAGEYLYEGWEPELVKHVLSFFHPDNMRVDILSKLFDKQSQAIKCEPWFGSQYIEEDIPSSLIESWRNPGQIDANFHLPRKNEFIPGDFTLRNASIDKSLNDDNPRCIVDEPFIKLWYKMDSTFNVPRANTYFLISVKDGCSSLRNSVLTDLFANLLKDELNEVLYQAYVAKLETSLSVVGSNLELKLYGYNDKLAILLSNILAASQSFSPKIDRFEVIKEDLERAYKNTNMKPMSHSTYLRLQVLREIFWDVDEKLEVLATLTFSDLAAFVPELLSQLHIEGLCHGNLSGEEVIHISKIFRNTLSAQTLPEEARHGERVFCIPNGANFLRSVRVKNDPEENSVVEVYFPVEQDVGKEATRLRAITDLFSNIIEEPCFDQLRTKEQLGYTVDSSPRMTYRVLAYCFRVMSSKYSPVYLQSRIDNFINGLSSLLDALDEETFEHHKSGLIADKLEKDPSLSYQTGDYWSQIVDKRYMFDMSKLEAEELRTVRKEDVISWYDTYIRSSSPKRRRLAIHVYGCNSDIAEAAKLQEQSWTAIDDVKSLKVSSQFYSSLC; this comes from the exons atgGCGTCGGCTGTGTCGCGCGACGACGAGCTGGTGGTCAAGTCCCCCAACGACAACCGCTCCTaccggctcctccgcctcgccaACGGCCTCTGCGCCCTCCTCGTCCACGACCCGGAGATCTACGCAGACGGCTGCCCTGTTCCCAATCCCAGCGAAGACGTGGACATGGAGAACgaggatgatgacgatgacgaggaAGGTGAAGACGATGACGAAGAGTACAGCgacgaggagggggaggacgacgacgacgaagaagaagaagacgaggaggatgaggatgggAGCGagccgaagaggaggaaggagaagggcggcTCCGAGCCGGTCATTAAGAAG gctgctgctgcaatgtGTGTTGGCATGGGCAGTTTTGCTGACCCTCCAAACGCACAAGGCTTGGCTCATTTTCTAG AGCACATGCTTTTTATGGGGAGTTCTGAATTTCCAGATGAAAACGAG TATGACAGTTACTTGTCCAAGCATGGGGGTTCATCCAATGCTTTTACTGAAACTGAATACACATGCTACCATTTTGATGTCAAGCGAGAGTATCTAAAGGGAGCACTGGACAG GTTTTCTCAGTTTTTTGTATCACCTCTTGTTAAGGCTGAAGCTATGGACCGTGAGATATTAGCGGTAGACTCAG AGTTCAaccaagttttgcaaagtgaTAGCTGCCGTCTTTACCAACTTCAGTCCCACACTTGCTCTCATGGGCACCCTTTGAATAGATTTACCTGGG GAAACAAGAAAAGCTTGGTTGAGGCGATGGGCAGTGGAATCAATCTAAGGGAAGAGATTTTGCAGATGTACACGAGTAACTATCACGGAGGGATGATGAAGCTAGTTATAATTGGGGGAG AACCACTTGACACTCTAGAAGCCTGGACCATGGAGCTATTCAGTAAGGTTAAAGCTGGCCCTCTGTTAGATATAAGTCCAAAGACCAATATGCCTTTTTGGAAGTCTGGTAAACTTCATAAGTTAGAGGCTGTTAGAGATGTTCATAGCCTTTACCTATCATGGACACTTCCTTGCCTGCACAAGGAATACATGAAGAAACCAGAAGATTATTTGGCACATCTCCTTGGACATG AGGGCAAGGGAAGCTTACTTTACTTTCTGAAAGCTAAAGGTTGGGCTAGCTCGTTGAGTGCTGGTGTTGGCAGTGGTGGAGCACAGCGATCCTCATATGCCTATATCTTTGAAATGTCTATCCGCCTTACTGACTCAGGACTGAAAAAT CTCTACGAGGTCATCACGGCTGTATACCAATATCTTAACTTACTTAAGCAGTCTGATCCACAAGAATGGATATTTAAGGAACTCCAGGACATTGGGTACATGGAGTTCAGATTTGCAGAAGAGCAACCTCCGGATGATTATGTAGTAGATCTTGCAG AAAATATGTTATTTTATTCTGAAAAGCATATCGTTGCTGGAGAATATTTATACGAGGGATGGGAACCGGAGTTAGTCAAGCATGTTTTGAGCTTCTTCCATCCAGACAACATGAGAGTTGATATACTTTCTAAATTGTTTGATAAACAGTCCCAAG CTATTAAATGTGAACCTTGGTTTGGTTCGCAGTATATTGAAGAGGACATTCCATCATCTTTGATTGAAAGCTGGAGAAACCCTGGGCAGATAGATGCTAATTTTCATTTACCTCGGAAAAATGAATTTATCCCAGGGGACTTCACTCTGCGGAATGCTAGCATAGATAAATCCCTAAATGACGATAATCCTCGATGTATTGTGGATGAACCATTCATAAAGCTCTGGTACAAGATGGATAGTACATTTAATGTTCCTCGTGCCAACACATACTTTTTGATTTCTGTCAAGGATGGTTGTAGCAGCCTCAGAAACTCTGTCCTAACAGATTTATTTGCAAACCTTCTTAAAGATGAGCTAAATGAGGTCCTCTATCAG GCTTATGTGGCTAAACTTGAGACTTCATTATCTGTTGTTGGTAGCAACCTCGAGTTAAAGCTTTATGGCTACAATGACAAGCTGGCCATCCTGCTTTCCAACATCTTGGCTGCTTCTCAATCATTCTCTCCAAAGATAGATAGGTTTGAG GTCATTAAGGAGGATTTGGAAAGAGCTTacaaaaacacaaatatgAAACCTATGAGCCATTCCACCTACTTGAGGCTACAAGTCTTGCGTGAAATATTCTGGGACGTTGATGAAAAGTTGGAGGTTCTTGCGACGTTAACCTTTTCTGATCTGGCAGCATTTGTTCCGGAGCTTCTTTCTCAG TTGCACATTGAGGGTCTCTGTCATGGTAACCTTTCAGGCGAGGAGGTAATACATATATCAAAAATATTCCGAAATACTCTGTCAGCTCAGACACTGCCAGAGGAGGCAAGGCATGGGGAGCGAGTTTTTTGCATTCCTAATGGTGCAAACTTTCTTAGAAGTGTACGTGTGAAGAATGACCCTGAAGAGAATTCTGTGGTTGAG GTTTATTTTCCAGTAGAGCAAGATGTTGGAAAGGAGGCAACAAGACTCAGAGCTATCACAGATCTTTTCAGCAACATCATTGAAGAACCTTGTTTTGATCAGCTCAG AACGAAGGAGCAGCTTGGTTATACTGTGGACTCTAGTCCACGGATGACATATCGGGTGCTGGCGTATTGCTTTCGAGTAATGTCCTCCAAGTATAGCCCTGTTTACCTACAAAGCCGGATTGATAACTTCATTAATGGTCTATCTTCTTTGCTG GATGCGCTCGATGAGGAGACTTTTGAGCATCACAAGAGTGGGCTAATAGCCGATAAACTCGAAAAAGATCCTTCACTTAGCTATCAAACTGGTGATTATTGGTCGCAGATCGTTGACAAAAG